AACCACGCTTCTTCTTCAAATTGGTCAATATCGGTTGTATTGAACTCAGAAAACAAAACCGGAAATTCATAAAATAACAGCTCTTCAGTTGTATCAGAAACGGCTGCATTGTAAAGGTGAATATTTCTTTTGCTTGCTGCGTTTTGCTGCAATAGTTTAAAATTCGTTGATGATGGTTCGAATGAACAAACCACTCCTGATTCACCCACAAGTTTTACTGCTAACAATGTATAATATCCGAAATGAGCACCAACATCGAAGAAACAGGCAGCTTCACTTAAATTCTGGATCATGAATTTTGCCAGTCTTATTTCTGATGGATCGGCTTTGCCGCCTGTTAAATAAATATCGGTAGCTGCAGGAAGCATCAAATGCATTTCTGAATCAAAAAAAGTAGTTGCTTTTACAGGCATTCCTTTTTTAATCCATGGATATACAATGGTGCGATACCCAACTGCAAGCACATATTTCATGGGATGATGCAAAAGGCGCCTTAGCTTACTCAGCTTTGCAAGCATTTCAACTTGTGCTAATTTATTACCCAGGCTTTGCATGATGGGTTACTACAATTGAAACTTAAAGTTCAATGATGAGTTGTTTCACAATGGCTGTCATCTTTGGCTCTGCTTCCTTTGCAGCTTGTAAGACTTCTTCGTGTGTAATAATATTTTCTTCTTCACGAATACCAATATCGGTGATTACACTCATTGCAAAAACAGGAATACCCATGTGAATAGCTGCAATTACTTCAGCAACGGTGCTCATGCCCACTGCATCGCCACCAAGCATATGGATCATTTTATATTCACTGCGTGTTTCAAATGTAGGACCTGTTACACCGCAATACACTCCTTCTTTCACATCAATGTTCATGTTGGCCGCAATGGCCTTTGCTTTTTTGATGAAGTCTTTTTTGTACGGCTCACTCATATCGGGAAAACGTGGACCAAGTTCACTCATATTTTTACCGATAAGTGGGTTGGGTGTAAGCTGACTGATATGATCTTTGATGATCATAAGATCACCAACTTTAAATGATGTATTAACACCCCCTGCCGCATTACTGATAACAAATGATTGCACACCTAAATACTTCATTACACGGATGGGATACACTACATCACCTATTGAATAACCTTCATAGTAATGAAAACGACCGGCCATTACCACTACGCTCTTGTTTCCAAGTTTACCAAATACCAGCTTCCCTTTATGTCCTTCAACTGTTGATACAGGGAAGTGCGGTATATCGTTATAGCTGATCTCTTTTTCTATCTGCAATTCATCGGTAAAATGACCAAGGCCACTACCTAAAACTACACCCACTGTTGATTCCTGAGCATACTGGCTGCGGATGTAAGCAACCGTTTGGTTGATCTTATTCAGTAATTCTCCCATTGCTTCGATTTATGTAAGGCGGCAAATATAAGAAGAAGCAAGGCACAAGGACCAAGGAACAAGATGCAAAGACGAAGGAAGTCAACAAAACAAAAGTGACAGCTTTACCTTACTTCTGTTAGCTTAGTTTGGCGTTCACTCCATTTGTTCTTTCCTTATCTTCGCCGAAATTTTTGCAATATGAACCTCCACGAATATCAAGCCAAGGAATTATTGAAGAAATACAATGTTCCGGTGCAGGAAGGATTTGCCTGCAGTACAGTACATGAAGCCGAAGAAGCTTATCGCCAGATCAAGAACCAAAGCGGCAGCAGCTTTGCAGTTGTGAAAGCTCAAATTCATGCGGGTGGCCGTGGTAAGGGTACAGTGAAAGAAACAGGTATCAATGGTGTGAAAGTTGCAAAAAATATTGACCAGATCACTGAGTTTGCAAAAGGTATTTTGGGTGGCACATTGGTGACCATTCAAACAGGACCTGCAGGTAAAGTAGTAAACAAGATCCTTGTTGCACAGGATATGTATTACGATGGACCAACAGAGCGTAAAGAATTTTATCTCTCTATTCTCCTCGATCGTACAAAAAAACAAAATGTGATCATGTACAGTACCGAAGGTGGTATGAACATTGAAGATGTTGCACATGACACTCCTGAAAAAATATTTAAAGAGTGGGTTAACCCTGGCGGACCATTACAAGCGTTCCAGGCAAGAAAGATCGCTTTCAATCTTGGTTTGAGTGGTGAAGCGTTTAAGAACTGTGTGAAGTTTGTAACGAATCTTTACAATGCATATGTTGGATTGGATTGTGGTATGTTGGAAATTAATCCGCTGTTTAAAGCAGCCGATAACAAGATCATTGCGGTGGATTGCAAAATGAACATTGATGATAATGCATTGATGCGTCATCCTGATGTTGCCAACATGCGTGATACAACTGAAGAAGATCCTACAGAAGTAGAAGCAGGAAATCATAACCTCAACTTTATTAAACTTGATGGTAACGTAGGTTGTATGGTGAACGGTGCGGGTTTGGCAATGGCAACCATGGATATGATCCAGTTGAGTGGTGGTCAACCGGCAAACTTCCTCGACGTAGGTGGTACAGCCAATGCACAAACAGTTGAAGCAGGTTTCAAGATCATTTTAAAAGATCCGAACGTAAAAGCAATTCTCATCAACATCTTTGGTGGTATTGTTCGTTGCGATCGTGTTGCTGCAGGTGTAATTGAAGCATACAAAACAATTGGTAATATTCCTGTTCCTATCATCGTACGTTTACAAGGTACAAATGCTGAAGAAGCAAAGAAACTGATCGATGAAAGCGGATTGAAAGTACAAAGTGCAATTCAATTGAGCGAAGCAGCTGCATTGGTAAAACAAGCAGTAGCATAAGCTGAACTAAAAATAAACTGACGGTGCCATACGATTTTCGTATGGCATTCGTTTTTATACCTTGTGAATAGTTTAACCATTCACTTTGCCTGGTCGGCGTACTTTTTGAACCGATCCTGCAATTATAAACCATCAACCAATTATCACATGAAAGGACTACTCCGTAACAGTTTTGTTTTACTCGTTTGTTTAATTACCATTCAGTCAGCTTCTGCACAACTTAGTTTTGAAACACAACATCATTTTAAACCATTTGAAGTTTTATTAGATGCTGGCTACGCTCGTCCGGCAGGTAAAGGTGCTAAGGCCGGTGTGTTACTTGCGCTGGAACCACGTTTTAACGCATTGGATCGTGTAACATTTGGATTGCGCATGGAAGCAACGGCTATGGCTCGTGGCTTTGCTGGATTTGACGGAACAGATCCTAATGCAAATGGTGAAGCAGGTGTAGGCATTTCATTTGTACCTACGGCTGAGTATTATTTTGCTAATCGCACAGTACGCCCCTTCATTGGCGGTGGCGCAGGTGTTTATAATTTCCTGAGTATTGAAGCCAATAGTGAAAACGGAGGTAGTGTTACTGTGCCAGCTTCAACTAAGTTTGGCGGTATGGCAAGAGTTGGTGTGGAGATATGGCATATACGTGCAGCGGTTGAATATAACTTCGTTGCCAAAACCGGTGAGATCAACAATAACTATCTCGGCATAAAGCTCGGTATCATCTTAGGTGGTGGACAGTATTCGTTAGAAGATACCTATTAATATCTTACTACAGAGATGTAAGTCTCTAAGCTCTCAAAGGAAGAAAAGAAGTTTACTTTTCTTCCTTTGTGTTTTGGTGACTTCGTGGCCAACCTCTTTCCCTTTTTTGAAATAATAAATTTCCCTTTAGCTTTGAAGCATGTCTTCAACTGTTCATATTCGTCCCATACAACAAAGTGACAATGCAGCCCTCGCTGTGATCGTTCGTACTTCGCTTGCAGAGTTTGGTGCAAATAAACCCGGCACTGTTTTTTACGATCCCACAACTGATGCATTGTATGAACTGTTTCAAGCCAAAGGCAGTTTCTATTTTGTTGCAGAAGAAGATGGAAAACTGTTAGGTGGCGGCGGTATTTATCCAACCGAAGGTTTACCAGCTAAAACATGTGAGTTGGTAAAGATGTACCTCCACAAAGATGCACGTGGAAAAGGCTTGGGCAAACGGATGATCGAACATTGTCTTAGCTGGGCAAAAGATAACGGCTATGAACAAGTGTATTTAGAAACGATGCCGGAGTTGAAACAAGCATTGAAAGTATATGAACTCTTCGGCTTTGAATATTTAGATGGACCAATGGGTAACAGTGGGCATTTTGGATGTGATCGATGGATGTTGAAGAAGCTTTGAAAAAAAGTTCTGGAGTTCTAAGTTAGTAAGTTGAACTAAAAACTCTGAACTTAAAACTAAGAACTCATCAACTCCACCTCATACACCCCACTAAACAAATACACCGCCCCACTCTTCACATCAATTGCTTTATGGCGTTTGCGTAACTTTTCTTTTTTCTGAAACACACGACCGTCTTTTGTTTTAAATAGCTGATCATGTTGCAATTCCTCCACCAACACTTCACCATTCTTACGCACATCATAATTTTTCAACACACGCATCAAGTGTTCTTCACCGCAACTGGTAGCTGATGGGTTTTGTAATGACTTCATCAACGCCTTTTCAATATCAGCCGGGAAAATTTTCTTCAATAAAAACTGGGCGAGTATTTTTCCATATTCATGCTTCCACTCTTTACCGTGTGCAGCAATACGAAAACCAAAATTCTCAAATGCCAGCAGGTGAGCGATCTCATGTAACAACGTTACAAGGAAAGCATATTTATTTAGATTACCATTTACACTGATGCGGTGATTCTTTTGATTAATCGCATGGCGGTAATCACCAAGTATACTGTTACGTTCCCTGGTAATAGTTAAATGAATTTTGTAATGATGGAGATACTGCAACACCGGTTCAACCGAACCTTCGGGCAAATAAGCAGCCAATGCATGTAATGGAACTTCCTTCTTACTCATTATTCTCTTTCTTCTGCTTCAACAGGCGAAACACCATCCGCACTTCCATAAATGAATAAACAAAATACAAAGCCATACAAATGTACAATGCAGGTTTATTGATGTTGGGTTTTGCAACCATTGCATAAACGATCACTGCTGCAGCACAAACAAACATCTTGATCATGAGTGCGCCATACACGCTGCGGAAAAACACCTGGATGTTTTTATGCAGAAATCCTTTTACATGAAAATAAAGCGAAGCAATGGTTACTGCAAACAAGATGATGTTACCGATAATCAGTACATCCTGGCTCATACCATATTTGGTAAGCCAGCTTTTAGCAGTAATGAATAAGGCATTTAAAACAATAAACAAGATAACAATGGGAACAAAAAGCTGACGTGTTTCTTTCTTCATTTCATGATTTCTTAGACGTGTCTTTGAGTATGCGGTAAAACATGGCCAGTAAAACAACTAATGGCAAGAGCCATCCCAATAAAGGAAAGTTGAGTTGTAACCAGCCATCCGCTTTCAGCCCCAAAAATACAGCTAAGCCCAATGCCACGAGCAGTTGCGTAGCCAGGCCGGCATACTGCATCAGGTATTGCTTATTTGTTTTTGTTTCCCCTTTTTGCTTATTGGTCGTTGGCTGCGGCATTTAACGATTCTTTGCTGATCTCCAGCACGCTGGCCAAAGGTGCACTTGATACAGCAGCAGCGCCCATATGACATTCGCCATTGAACGAAGCAGTAGCATCAACCTGCAACTGACCGGCATAAATATTACCGTTTATCTGGCAACTGCCTTTCAGGTAAAGCAATTCGGTTACTTTAATGGTGCCGTTGATCTGCCCAAGCACATCGGCTTGTTGCGCAACCACATCACCGTAAATTTTACCCGATGGACCCACCAGCACTTTTGAGGAAGTGGTGAGGTTGCCATGAAGGGTGCCATCCACCCGGATGTCGCCCTTGCTTTCAATATTTCCTTTGATTTCGGTACCGGAGGCAACGATTGTTGCGAGGCCTGTTGAGGAATCTTTTTCCTGGGAACTGGATTTACTGTTGAACATATGCAGTGGTTTTTATTGTGTCGAACGTTCTACTTCAGGTACTTTCAGGGTATTTGTATCCAACACATTGGTTTTTACATCGCCTGACAATACCTTTTTCAGGTTATCAAGATACTGGTCTTTATACAACATTGATCTTTCCAGCGAATCGATCTTCGTTTTATAGAAGATCAGTTCTTTACGCTGACTTTGTGAACCATAGCCCGGTAAATAATATTTCAGGTTGGTAAACGTGATCAGCGCTACTGTAAGCCCCACCAATAATACAAAAATGGTGCTAAGAGTAACATAAACGCTCAATCTGGATAATTTAAATGTTACCACTTCTTCATAGGTATCATCGTTCATCACCACCAAACGGTAGCGGTTGCGCAAGCGCTTCAGTGTACTTTCTGCGTCAATTCGTTTTGCCATACTGTAAATGAGGACTAAATTTACTGTTTAACAGGTGGAAATAAAGAAATTCTTCCTGATTTTACCTTGAATTAAAATATTTTTGGTCGTATTGAGTTAATTAAGAAAAACGACCCAACGCCTGCATGCAGCCAATTATTGTACCTAAATTGAATCTCATCCTGATCGTTCTCCTGCTGGGCTGCTTTTCTGCATCGGCACAACCCGACTTTACCTTACCGCTGGTAAAACCGAAAAAATACGAGAACAAAACACTGGGTTCGGAAAAAACAGACGATAAGAAATTTACCCTCCCCCGCCGTATTTACCAGAGCATGGTTACGCATTATAACTTTCATTACAATGCCACCACCAAGATCAATGCTATTGTGGAAAAAGCGAAACTGAGCCACCAGGATGATTACACTCAACTCCTTCCCTTTTATAATTATTCAACTGACCGTACTGCTGCTGATTCACTTGAACTCGATTCGGTGATCTTTAAAGCTACAGCAGGCATTGTGCTGCACGATTTACGCAATAATTATATTGATAACATGTACCTGCTCATCGGGCAGAGTTATTTTTATTGGCAGAAGTATGATTCGGCTTACCGCATCTTCCAGTTTATCAATTACAATTTCTTCCCGAAAGGAAAAGATGAATACATTATTGTTGTTGGATCGAATGATCGTTCAACAAAAGGCGATCTGAATATTGCCACCAAAGAAAAGACCGACTTGATGCATAAAGCATTTTCGCATGAGCCCAGTCGTAACGATGCACTCATTTGGTTGACTCGCACCTACGCAGAAGATAATTTATACCCCGAAGCATATAGCCTCGTCAACCTATTACGGAAAGACCCAACCTTTCCTAAACGATTACATGGCAAACTGAACGAAGTACAGGCCTATACTTTTTATAAGCAGGAACAATGGGATAGTACTGCTTTTTATTTAAAAGATGCATTGGGTGAAGCTGCTGATAAAACGGAGTTGGCCCGTTGGGAATATTTGCTGGCGCAGTTGTATGCAAAAACAAATCAACCTGAGCTTGCTTCTTCTTATTTCAACAAAGCAAAATCACATACTACTGATCCGGTGCTTTACATTCATGCACGTATTTATGAAGCACAGCTCGTGAAAAAAGAAGGTGGCGATGCAGTGACTGAAACATTAGCAGATCTCTTGAAGCTTTCAAAGAAAGAACGTTTTGACGGCTATGAAGATGTCTTGTTCTATGCTGCAGCTGGTATGGCCTTGGAAAAAGGTGATACTACGCAAGCAATGACCTTATTGAAACGCAGCGTTTCTTACATGCCTGAAAATCCATCAACAAAAAATAAAGCATTTGTAAAACTTTCTGACCTGGCATATGCACGCAGAGATTATACGCTTGCATCAAACTCACTTGATAGTGTGAACATGCAAGACCCAGCTCTTGCAGACATGACCGCACAACTGCAAATAAAACAGCAAATGCTGAAGCAATTGGTGAATCTTATTACAATTGTAAAACAGCAAGACAGTTTGCAGGCTGTTGCCAAAATGCCGGAAAAGGAAATGGAAGCTTACCTGAAATCACTTGCACGCAAGCTTCGCAAGCAACGTGGCTTAAAAGAAGAAGCAGCCTACACGCCAACGTTAGCTGTAAACAATGGAACAGTCGATAACACACCCATTTTCACCAATGCAGGTAGTGGTAATAGTTGGTATTTTTATAATGCTGCACAAAAGTCGAGAGGCTTCAGCGAGTTTAAATCAAAATGGGGCAGCCGTCCGAATGTAGATAACTGGCGCAGGCAGGATGCAGTAGATGCAGCCAAACCAGAACAACAGGCACCACAATATGATCATAACAGCGGAGAAGATGTAAGTATTGAAGCAGATAAAATTCCTGAAGATGAGTTAACAGCTGAAGGTTTGAAAAGCCGTTTGCCTCTTACCGAAGAGAAGATGCTTGCGTCGAACAGGAAGATTGCAGAATCATTATTTGAGCAAGGGCAGATCTATAAAAACCAGCTCGAAGATTACGAGCAGGCAGCCATTGTATTTGAAGAGATATGGAAGCGTTTTGGCAATTATGAAAGAGAACAGGATGTATTATTTGAGTTGTATTACTGCTACACCAAAATTGGTGATAAAGAAAAAGCAGCTTACTTCCAGGATCAATTGAATAAGAAATATCCGAATGGCGACCTGGTGCAAAAAATAAATGCATCAAAAAATCCTGTGGTTATTTCGAAAGATGCAAAAACAATTGCTTACGAAAATATTTACAACCTGTTTATCTCCGGAAAATTTGACGAAGCACAACAGGAGAAAAAACTGGCTGATTCATTGTACGGAAATTCTTATTGGACCCCACAGTTGTTATACATTGAATCGTTGTATCACATCAAACAAAAAAATGATAGTGTAGCCATTGTTACATTAACCAACCTTGAACGCAATTTCCCTGGCACTCCAATGGCTGAGAAAGCAGCCGTGATGAAAGATGTGGTGAGCCGCCGTGCCGAAATTGAAGATTATCTCACACGCACCAACATTGTTCGTCAAACAGAAGATAGTGTGGTATTGCCATTTGATGAAGGCACAAAAGTGAATAAGGTTGTTCAGGAAATAAAGAAAGACTCAAGCAATCAGATTAAGCCAATCAATCTGCCCGGTCAGAACAATGCGAACATTCAAAGACCTGTGGCGCCAATTGAAAAAACGGATGTAAATAAAACAGATCGCAACAATGCAGGCAAACCGGTTATTGGCAACAAGCCCGGCATGGATACAACAACCATCAAGCCGTTGAAAGAAGGCAAAATTGAAATGGCTTATGTATACAACGCAACCGATCCTTATACTGTGCTGATGTATTTTGATGAAGTAGATCCGGTTTATTTAACAGAAGCCAGAACTGCTTATCAACGTTATAACTCATCATCATTTGGTGGTCAGAATATTCCTCTGAAAATTTATGAGGGCGACAAAGACAACACATGGATGGAAATGGGTCTGTTTGCCGACGTAACAACAGCACTTGGGTACATGGAAGAATGGAAAAAGAATGCCCGACAGATCGTTCCATGGCTGCCTGAACTGAAATACAATTTTGTCATTATTTCCGATCGTAACCTGGAAATGTTAAAAACCAGGAAGAATATGGAAGAATACAGGACCTTTTTACGTCAATACATCAAGGATAAATTTTAGGAATTCTTCTTCCTTTTGCCTCCCTGAATTGTTATAGATTTGTCTGGTATTGAATTTGCATATAATTGCATCTCACATTCTCATCTTATGCGTAAACCAATCAAGTATTTATGGCGTGCCTTTTTCATCGGTATGGGATTGTTTATCCTGCTGGTGATCGGTGCAAATTTCGGCCTGCTCGGTAAAATGCCTTCCCTCGAAGAACTGGAAAATCCATCTGCTTCTCTTGCCAGCGAGGTTATTGCCTCAGATGGTACCATGATGGGTAAGTTTTACCTGGAAGATCGTACTAATGTAGAGTACAAAGACATTTCCAAAAACATAGTAAATGCCTTGATCGCTGCTGAAGATGAGCGTTTTTATGAACATTCCGGCATTGATGGTCGTGCCCTTGCACGAGCCATTGCAAAACTTGGTAGCGACGGTGGTGGCAGTACTATTACTCAACAGCTGGCACTGAATCTTTTCCGTGAACGTGCAAGAAATAAATTCCGTCGTGTATTTCAGAAAATACAGGAATGGATCATTGCTGTAAAACTCGAACGCAATTTCACCAAAGAAGAGATCATTGCATTATACCTCAACACAGTCGAGTACAGCGATAATGTGTTTGGTATCCGTAATGCATCAAAAACATTTTTTCAGAAAGAGCCATCACTAGTTACCGTTGATGAAGCCGCTTTATTAATCGGGATGGTGAATGCACCTTACGCTTACAATCCACGTTTGTTTCCACCAAGAGCAATGCAAAAAAGAAATGCGGTGATCAACGATATGGTGCGTAACAATTTTGTAAGCGAAGCAGATGCAGAGAAATTAAAAAACAAACCTATCAATCTCAAGTATAAAAAACTTGATGAAAGTGCAGGTCTTGCTCCCTACTTCCGTGATGTGTTGCGTGATCAGATGAAGAAGTGGGCAAAAGAAAATAAAAAACCAAATGGTGAGAGTTATAATATTTACAGGGATGGTTTAAAGATCTATACCACCATCAACCCCCGGATGCAGTTATATGCAGAAGAAGCAGTATCGAAGCACATGAGCGCATTGCAAAAAAATTACTGGACACTGCCTTGGGTGAAAGATAACAGCATCTGGAAAGGTCATGAAAATATTCTTGAGCGTGGTATGAAAGACAGCGACCGCTGGAAGAAGATGGAAGCTGCCGGTATTGATGAAGCAGAAATTCGCAAAGTATTCAAAACAAAAACAAAAATGAAGGTGTTTGCCTGGAATGCCAAGCGTGAAACAGACACCATCATGTCACCTTATGATTCTGTTCGTTATCATAAGATGATCATACAGACAGGTTTTATGGTGATGGATCCTTTTACCGGTGAAGTAAAAGCATGGGTTGGTGGTGTGAACTTTAAAAACTTCAAGTTCGATCACGTAAACATGAACACTAAGCGCCAGGTTGGTTCAACATTTAAACCTATTCTTTATGCATATGCTGTGGAGAATGGTTATACACCTGAAACCCCATTACCAAGTGGCCCGATCAATTTAGGTGGCAAGATGATTACCGGTGGCGGTGGCCCAATGGCTATTTGTCTTGCATTTTCTAAAAACCCGGGAGCAGCCTATTTAATGAATCAATTCGGAGTAAAGAGTGTCATCAATTTTGCACAGAGCACCGGCATAAAAAGCGACATGCCGCCCTACCCATCTATTGCATTGGGTAGTGCCGACATCAGTGTATACGAAATGCTGCAGAGCTATACCATGTTCCCAACCAATGGTATGAGCACGCAACCGATTTATGTAACACGTATTGAAGACAGGAACGGAAATATTCTGCAAACATATGCTCCAGAACAAAAAGTGGTGATGAGTGAAGCCGCTGCTTACACCATGGTAAAGATGATGCAGGGTGTAGTTGATATTGGTACCGGCCGACGTTTACGTGGTATGGGATTAACAGGTGATATCGCCGGTAAAACAGGAACAACAAACGGAAATACAGATACATGGTTTATAGGCTACAATCCTCAATTATTAGCCGGTGGCTGGGTTGGTTGCGACGATCCATTTCTGAAAATGGTAGGTGAAGGTAACCGCACTGCACTACCTATCTGGGGTTACTTCTTCGATAAAGTATTTAATGATAAAACACTTGCTATTTCAAATGAAGCAAAGTTTGTGCAGCCTGAAAGTATGAAGATGGAAACATTTATGGATTACGAAAACTTTGCTGATAAATACCGCAATGAACCTGATGCTGAGAACCCCGATGCAGGTAATGGTACATCTTCTGATTACAATGATCTGAAGTTAACACCTGATCCAACCCTTGGTCCTGAGTCACAGATCAGTGAAGAACAGAAAGTATTACAGGAAGCGAAGAAACAAGCCGATAAAAATCCTGAACAGAAAAAAGATCAAACAAAACCTGTTGCTACCGATCCAAAGAAAGACAGCACTAAAAAGAAATGGTGGCCTTTCCGGAAAAAGAATAATTAATAAAAAAATCCCCGCAGCTATAGCCACGGGGATTTTTTATACACGCTGTCCTTTAAAAGGGAATAATGAATTTCATAGACCTTCGATAAATAGTAGTATAACTAAGTTGTCATTACGACAATGATGTACTCCAGGCAAGTTTGTAAATGCCATCGTCTCCTTTTACACAAGTGAACAAAAAGTTTGTAATAAACGGAATGTTCATTTGTTCAGTGCCTTCTGTTAATGCAACAGTTCCACTGAGATAAATGGAAGAAGAAGATGTTTCTAACGCTTCGCTGTCAACAGGTACCTTCTGGTGGCCAAAACCGAGATCATAGCGACGGTAAGCCAACTGTTCAATCATGTTTTCAAGCAGATCGGGCTGGTCGAGCGTAGCGGCAATGTGAATTAAGTTGTTCATGATCCTTTCTTTTGTGTAGATCAACCAATCGCCTCATTTGTTACCAAACTCTCATTCAATAGATGCAGTAACCGCTATTCTGATTAATAAAGAAATGTGAAAGCTTCAAAAAGCTGCACCTGTGAATAAACTCTCAGGCAGGTAATATTTCCGCTGAACACTTAATCATATTTCTGCATCTTTGTAAAGTAAACAAACTACTGATTATCATGTGTGGAATCGTTGGCTATATAGGGTCAAGGGAGGCCTATCCCGTTGTATTAAAAGGACTGAAACGACTTGAATACCGTGGCTACGACAGTGCCGGAGTGGCGCTGCTCAATCACGGAATGAAAGTGTACAAGAAAAAAGGTAAAGTTGCCCAGCTCGAAGAAGAAGTTATTGGCAAAGACGTTCAATCAAACATCGGAATTGGTCATACACGCTGGGCTACACATGGTGAGCCAAGTGATCGTAATGCCCACCCCCATCTTTCCAACAACGGAAAGCTGGCCATGATCCATAACGGTATCATTGAAAACTATGTATCCATTAAAAATGAATTGCTGAAAAAAGGCTACACATTCAAAAGCGATACCGATACTGAAGTACTCCTCAACTTTATTGAAGATATCAAGACCAACAACGAGTGCTCGTTGGAAGAAGCAGTGCGTATTGCGTTGAAACGTGTAGTTGGTGCTTATGTTATTTTATTGATCGATGAAGACACGCCCGATACCATTATAGCAGCCCGTAAAGGAAGTCCGCTCGTAATTGGTATTGGTAAGAATGAACATTTTCTTGCCAGTGATGCGTCACCAATCATTGAGTACACCAAAGAAGTAGTGTATGTAAATGATTATGAGTTGGCGATTGTAAAAGCCGATGAATTGATCTTAAAAAATCTCGGTAACGAAAAAATAACGCCATACGTTCAGAAACTTGATCTTGAACTGGCAGCCATTGAAAAAGGTGGCTACGATCATTTCATGATCAAAGAGATCAATGAACAACCGCATACTATTTATGATTGCTTACGTGGCCGTTTAGATCCTGTAGCAGGAACGATTACCATGGCCGGTGTACAAAACAAT
The DNA window shown above is from Lacibacter sp. H375 and carries:
- a CDS encoding SprT-like domain-containing protein, with product MSKKEVPLHALAAYLPEGSVEPVLQYLHHYKIHLTITRERNSILGDYRHAINQKNHRISVNGNLNKYAFLVTLLHEIAHLLAFENFGFRIAAHGKEWKHEYGKILAQFLLKKIFPADIEKALMKSLQNPSATSCGEEHLMRVLKNYDVRKNGEVLVEELQHDQLFKTKDGRVFQKKEKLRKRHKAIDVKSGAVYLFSGVYEVELMSS
- the sucC gene encoding ADP-forming succinate--CoA ligase subunit beta; amino-acid sequence: MNLHEYQAKELLKKYNVPVQEGFACSTVHEAEEAYRQIKNQSGSSFAVVKAQIHAGGRGKGTVKETGINGVKVAKNIDQITEFAKGILGGTLVTIQTGPAGKVVNKILVAQDMYYDGPTERKEFYLSILLDRTKKQNVIMYSTEGGMNIEDVAHDTPEKIFKEWVNPGGPLQAFQARKIAFNLGLSGEAFKNCVKFVTNLYNAYVGLDCGMLEINPLFKAADNKIIAVDCKMNIDDNALMRHPDVANMRDTTEEDPTEVEAGNHNLNFIKLDGNVGCMVNGAGLAMATMDMIQLSGGQPANFLDVGGTANAQTVEAGFKIILKDPNVKAILINIFGGIVRCDRVAAGVIEAYKTIGNIPVPIIVRLQGTNAEEAKKLIDESGLKVQSAIQLSEAAALVKQAVA
- a CDS encoding GNAT family N-acetyltransferase; protein product: MSSTVHIRPIQQSDNAALAVIVRTSLAEFGANKPGTVFYDPTTDALYELFQAKGSFYFVAEEDGKLLGGGGIYPTEGLPAKTCELVKMYLHKDARGKGLGKRMIEHCLSWAKDNGYEQVYLETMPELKQALKVYELFGFEYLDGPMGNSGHFGCDRWMLKKL
- a CDS encoding bactofilin family protein — encoded protein: MFNSKSSSQEKDSSTGLATIVASGTEIKGNIESKGDIRVDGTLHGNLTTSSKVLVGPSGKIYGDVVAQQADVLGQINGTIKVTELLYLKGSCQINGNIYAGQLQVDATASFNGECHMGAAAVSSAPLASVLEISKESLNAAANDQ
- a CDS encoding FkbM family methyltransferase, translated to MQSLGNKLAQVEMLAKLSKLRRLLHHPMKYVLAVGYRTIVYPWIKKGMPVKATTFFDSEMHLMLPAATDIYLTGGKADPSEIRLAKFMIQNLSEAACFFDVGAHFGYYTLLAVKLVGESGVVCSFEPSSTNFKLLQQNAASKRNIHLYNAAVSDTTEELLFYEFPVLFSEFNTTDIDQFEEEAWLSKYQPEIKKVSSIVLDQLIEERRYKPSMIKIDVEGGELNVINGLVNYIAANNCVLIMEYLSEARKNEPHQKAVTLLQQSGFTAFAITEDGSVKKLDDVNAYVASLQSESENIVFKK
- a CDS encoding purine-nucleoside phosphorylase, whose product is MGELLNKINQTVAYIRSQYAQESTVGVVLGSGLGHFTDELQIEKEISYNDIPHFPVSTVEGHKGKLVFGKLGNKSVVVMAGRFHYYEGYSIGDVVYPIRVMKYLGVQSFVISNAAGGVNTSFKVGDLMIIKDHISQLTPNPLIGKNMSELGPRFPDMSEPYKKDFIKKAKAIAANMNIDVKEGVYCGVTGPTFETRSEYKMIHMLGGDAVGMSTVAEVIAAIHMGIPVFAMSVITDIGIREEENIITHEEVLQAAKEAEPKMTAIVKQLIIEL